The DNA sequence AAAAAAGCATAAACAGTTATGAGTTATAAGCTATAAGTTATCTTTGATCCTGATACTTGCAGCTAAATACTTTCAGCTATTTTCAGTAAAATAAATTTTAAAAATATACGAATGAAACGAATATACAGCCTTATTGCCGCCGCTATTCTGCTGGTTGTAACAACAAGCGCACAGGCACAGGAATCGTGGTCGTTACAGAAATGTATTGATTATGCCCTCAAAAACAACATTCAGATCAAACAACAGGTACTGAATTCAGAATATTACACGAATCAGCTTGGACAGGCAAAGAATAACCGTTTGCCAAACCTGAATGCCAACTTCCAAAATAATACAAACTTTGGACGAACAGTCGGCGCCGATAATACCTATCTGGACATCAATTCGAACTCTACTTCTGGTAGCTTAAGTTCAAACATTACGCTTTGGAGCGGGTTTACACTGAAAAACTCGGTTAAAATGGCCGACATGGATTTACGCTCCACACTTGAAGATCTGCAAAAAGCCAAAGACGATATGATGCTGAATATTGCAGCTTCGTACCTCGAAATACTTTTTGCCGATGAACTGGTGACTGTTGCTGAAGATTTGCAAAAAATAACACAGCTACAGATCGATCGCACCGGGAAACTGGTTGAAGCCGGTAGTTTGGCGAAGGGAAGTTTACTCGAAATTGAAGCTCAATTTGCCCGCGAAGAATTAAACGTTGTAAATGCCCAAAACCGTTTGCAACTTGCCTATCTGGCATTGTATCAGTTGTTGGAACTGCCTTCGACAGAAAGCTTTAAAGTTGAAAAACCTGTGCTACCCGAGATTGGTGCAAATATGAGTTTAATGAATACCATGGATGTCTTCAAAAATGCCGTACAAATCAGGCCAGCAGTAAAAGGAGCCGAATTTAAATTGGAGAGCGCCCGTGCACAACTGCTGGTTGCAAAAGGTAATATGATGCCTTCGCTATCGTTTGGTGGAAACTACTACAATTTTTACAACAACAAATACACCGATTATTCGGGAAACAAAATTGCATTTAGCGACCAGATTAAAAGCAATGAGCGATATGGTTTTGGATTTACACTGAGTGTCCCAATTTTCAATCGTTATCAGGCAAAAACAGGGGTGAGCAATTCGCAAATACAGGTTGAAAACACCGAGTTGCAATTACAGAGCACTAAAAATTTACTCCGGAAAGATATTGAACAAGCTTATACCAATGCGATAGCAGCTTTTAAAAGATATGTAGCCAATCAAAAAACTGTGATTTCCTCCAAGGAAGCTTTCCGCTATACCGAGGAAAAATTTAACGTTGGAATGATTAATTCGGTTGAATACAATCAGAGCAAGAATAACTTATCTGCAGCTCAAAGTGATTTGCTTCAGGCCAAATACGAATACATTTTCAGAACTAAGATTCTGGATTTCTACAATGGCAAAACCATTGAATTGTAATGTATTAATGACTGCTTTCTACTCAGAGCAGAATACCTAATAGTTTTACCCGTCTGTACCCTCAGGCGGGTTTTTTTATGCGAATTTTTCAACCCATTAAGCAAATTCAAAAGCATTCAAGACTCCTATTTTTTAGCGTTTCTCCCGAATGTAATTTATGCCTCAATAATAAACTGATAACCGCCTATCAAGAGAGATTTTTTTTTACTTTTGCCGCGCAAACCAATATCAATTTTAAAATGGACGAAGGGCCTGCGAGTATATTATTTATAAACCTGATATAGCAGGAAAGCCAATCGTTTGTTTGAGCTCCTCCTGTTGTGTTACAAAAAAGGAGGTGCATATGACTACTATCACCACGTTTTATTTAAGCCGGATTGTCGGGATAAAAGCATACGATTCCAATGGTAAATACATTGGAATTGTAAAGGATTTGTTGGTTGAATCCGATTCAGCAACCTTTTCGACACGACATCCTTCTGTTACCGGCATCAAGATAAAAAGGAATAATAAACTGTTTTTCTTTTCCTTTCAGCAATTCCAGGTTGAAAAACTTAATGGCGATATTAAAGTTATTGCCTCTCAGCCAACAGAGCTATCTGAAGATAGAATTTCAAATGACTTATCGCTGGTTGAATCAGTTCTTGACAAACAGATTGTTGATTTAAACGGGCGTAAACTGGTACGCGTAAATGATGTACGGTTAGTTTCACTTGTTAACGGAACTTTCGCGGTGGCAGTGGATATCGGTACTGAAGGGTTGTTAAGAAGGATTGGAATTGCAAAACCGTTGAAGGCCGGTCTATCATTGGTTGGGTCGAGTATTCCAGGTAAGTTCATCAACTGGGAGGATTTTGAGGCGATTGACTTCTCCAATTCGAACATTAAACTTTCAAAGACATATAAAAAACTACAGACACTGCATCCGTCAGATTTAGCCGACATTATTGAAGAATTAGGCAAAAAGGCAAGTGCTGAAGTCTTTTCCTCGCTCAATGATGAGCA is a window from the Aquipluma nitroreducens genome containing:
- a CDS encoding TolC family protein, which encodes MKRIYSLIAAAILLVVTTSAQAQESWSLQKCIDYALKNNIQIKQQVLNSEYYTNQLGQAKNNRLPNLNANFQNNTNFGRTVGADNTYLDINSNSTSGSLSSNITLWSGFTLKNSVKMADMDLRSTLEDLQKAKDDMMLNIAASYLEILFADELVTVAEDLQKITQLQIDRTGKLVEAGSLAKGSLLEIEAQFAREELNVVNAQNRLQLAYLALYQLLELPSTESFKVEKPVLPEIGANMSLMNTMDVFKNAVQIRPAVKGAEFKLESARAQLLVAKGNMMPSLSFGGNYYNFYNNKYTDYSGNKIAFSDQIKSNERYGFGFTLSVPIFNRYQAKTGVSNSQIQVENTELQLQSTKNLLRKDIEQAYTNAIAAFKRYVANQKTVISSKEAFRYTEEKFNVGMINSVEYNQSKNNLSAAQSDLLQAKYEYIFRTKILDFYNGKTIEL
- a CDS encoding magnesium transporter: MTTITTFYLSRIVGIKAYDSNGKYIGIVKDLLVESDSATFSTRHPSVTGIKIKRNNKLFFFSFQQFQVEKLNGDIKVIASQPTELSEDRISNDLSLVESVLDKQIVDLNGRKLVRVNDVRLVSLVNGTFAVAVDIGTEGLLRRIGIAKPLKAGLSLVGSSIPGKFINWEDFEAIDFSNSNIKLSKTYKKLQTLHPSDLADIIEELGKKASAEVFSSLNDEQAADVMEELEPETQVHIIESLSIEKAADVLDKMPADEVADIFDSLEDEKIELLLNEMEKETSQEVRELLVYPDHTVGSIMSYEFMSFNPNMTIEEVLEELRRTRPESETLYNLFVTDENEILLATFSIRDVVISAPDTRISEIMRPSPVHLVDYQKINEVAEIVSKYNLLAIPVVDDQNVLKGMVVIDDIIEDLIRKRRTNR